One Neodiprion pinetum isolate iyNeoPine1 chromosome 1, iyNeoPine1.2, whole genome shotgun sequence genomic window carries:
- the LOC124224717 gene encoding uncharacterized protein: MLLRAVFSRLPLHFASRMVLRSPISALSTIARDRPRALLCSTILVQDGSLVHELPVMVRRANDLLLQDEKGQRTSSRSKMAKKSKSGGRRGPSRRIDIETDEGTAILFGSDLDFLNEANVEQLVAGLESCYTPKGVFSLLETIIVEEINSIVAVQALRKIIELENSPRNGNRASPTSNRELVLGQVVEMIVGTQDSDTLLEALDLLTRDTISPPVNPLRDRLCDEVASRIADNEMNVAQIVEAVRIMTKFRNLEYQEVVDSLWVGLAAKESEVSAEDLVPLFRSLYSFKKSRRFVHAVLDRRLDRHLRLLSGRQIADILNTLANAAIESPETLRLANRWAAAKANTVNEQDLLDLVRTWTVTRNVDPAVEKMMETHVQARQGKTRAKEVQLPSMHEYFRSACSVLLGSWVRWFRRIMACSLKVPTLIGAMMNYCESTRIRNPVILSGCADYLAKNARSLPAGAIVSIFVPFGSLYFRPPEPISGRFWKSLEDAVAYRFLQLKPNEALDVLLAFIHLERHPVRFAEKVFRAGFLDRLFHRRNLRSLDASKTKLRLFDAAMTLECPQYAGPMIPREERPGNPDCRDARLKRIVNRIHPHLVKLAGRHYVVSKTIFLGQLPSVEFYAIDAFIYPRFGPSPSQAFSLEKQHRNLSIAVLVHLPEHFCRNSSQLMGPQVTKKRHFRKLGLRVMSLDFQTLEKIIAEPLAVARYLEERFLATEEGM, from the exons ATGCTGCTGAGAGCAGTGTTTTCAAGACTTCCACTTCATTTCGCTTCTCGGATGGTTCTTCGTTCTCCGATTTCGGCTCTCAGCACTATAGCAAGAGACAGACCACGGGCATTATTGTGCAGTACGATACTTGTCCAGGATGGATCACTGGTCCACGAGTTGCCGGTGATGGTCAGAAGGGCGAATGACTTGTTGCTGCAGGATGAAAAGGGCCAGCGAACGAGCAGCCGGAGTAAAATGGCGAAAAAGTCGAAGAGCGGAGGGCGACGGGGACCGAGTCGAAGGATCGACATCGAGACGGATGAGGGAACGGCGATCCTGTTCGGATCGGATCTCGATTTCCTCAACGAGGCCAACGTCGAGCAGCTCGTTGCTGGCCTCGAGTCATGCTACACGCCGAAAGGGGTTTTCTCGCTCTTGGAGACGATAATAGTAGAGGAGATAAACTCGATAGTCGCCGTTCAGGCGCTCCGAAAGATAATCGAGCTCGAAAACTCCCCGCGAAACGGAAACCGAGCGAGTCCAACCAGCAACCGCGAATTAGTCCTTGGTCAGGTGGTCGAAATGATTGTCGGGACTCAGGACAGCGACACGCTCCTCGAAGCTCTTGATCTCCTGACCAGGGACACGATCAGCCCGCCGGTAAACCCCTTGCGGGATCGTCTTTGCGACGAAGTCGCGTCCAGAATCGCCGACAATGAGATGAACGTCGCCCAGATCGTCGAGGCGGTTCGGATCATGACGAAATTCAGGAATCTCGAGTACCAGGAAGTCGTTGATTCTCTCTGGGTCGGTCTCGCAGCTAAAGAGAGCGAAGTCTCAGCTGAGGATCTGGTCCCTCTCTTCAGATCTCTTTACTCGTTCAAGAAGAGCAGGAGGTTCGTTCACGCCGTTCTTGATCGCAGACTCGACCGCCATTTGAGGTTGCTCTCGGGCCGACAGATAGCCGACATTCTCAATACTCTGGCCAACGCGGCCATCGAGTCTCCAGAGACTCTCAGATTGGCCAACAGGTGGGCTGCTGCCAAGGCGAACACCGTCAACGAGCAGGATCTTCTGGACCTCGTCCGCACCTGGACGGTCACTCGCAACGTCGATCCAGCCGTCGAAAAAATGATGGAGACTCATGTGCAGGCGAGGCAGGGCAAGACCAGGGCAAAGGAGGTGCAGCTGCCATCGATGCATGAGTATTTTCGTAGCGCGTGTTCGGTTCTTTTGGGGTCCTGGGTTCGCtggttccgaa GAATCATGGCATGTTCTCTGAAGGTGCCGACATTGATCGGAGCGATGATGAACTACTGCGAGAGCACGAGGATCAGAAACCCCGTTATTCTTTCTGGGTGTGCCGACTACCTGGCAAAGAACGCTAGGAGTCTTCCAGCGGGAGCGATCGTGTCGATTTTCGTACCATTCGGTAGCCTCTACTTCCGGCCTCCAGAGCCGATATCCGGCCGATTTTGGAAGTCCTTGGAAGACGCGGTGGCGTATAGGTTCCTTCAGCTGAAGCCAAACGAGGCGTTGGACGTTTTGCTGGCCTTTATCCACCTAGAACGACACCCGGTTAGGTTCGCCGAAAAGGTCTTCAGGGCCGGTTTTCTCGACCGGCTTTTCCACAGGCGGAACCTCCGCTCGCTCGACGCCTCCAAGACGAAACTGAGGCTTTTTGACGCCGCCATGACACTCGAATGCCCGCAGTACGCCGGCCCGATGATCCCAAGAGAAGAGAGGCCCGGAAACCCGGACTGCCGGGACGCGAGGCTCAAGAGAATCGTCAACCGGATTCATCCCCATCTCGTCAAGCTCGCGGGCCGCCATTACGTCGTTAGCAAGACTATTTTCCTGGGCCAGCTACCCAGCGTCGAGTTCTACGCGATCGACGCCTTTATTTATCCCAGATTTGGGCCTTCTCCGAGCCAGGCTTTCAGCTTGGAAAAACAGCACAGGAACCTCAGCATCGCCGTCCTTGTTCACCTCCCCGAACACTTTTGCCGCAACAGTTCGCAGCTTATGGGACCTCAAGTCACGAAGAAAAGGCACTTCCGAAAACTTGGGCTTCGCGTTATGTCACTCGATTTTCAGACTCTCGAGAAAATTATTGCGGAACCACTCGCTGTCGCTCGATACCTCGAGGAAAGGTTTCTCGCCACCGAAGAGGGAATGTAG
- the Dip-C gene encoding xaa-Pro dipeptidase isoform X1 gives MADTQATCPMESHFVRGEHTLKVPMSLFRENRERLAAVLRGNTAVPEKGAFVVLQGGVEVPFNDTDISWPFRQESYFQWCFGVEEPDCYGCIDVTTSESILFFPRLPAEYAVWQGTLYTTDDFRKRYAVDKVYYTDEIADVLSERGASVLLTLNGLNTDSGLAAREAVFDKIGQFNVNNTLLYPEISECRVIKSPREIEVLKYVVKVSSDAHRAVMRTVRPGLAEFQAEAAFMHHAYSVGGCRHVSYTCICGSGHNASILHYGHAGAPNNRVLKDGDMCLFDMGANYCGYAADITCSYPANGKFTEDQKMVYNAVLDARNAVMNAAKPGVSWSKMHLLANRVMLGGLVKGGILVGDVDQMILAGLGEVFQPHGLGHLLGLDVHDVGGYLPGHPTRSSEPGLRKLRTARTLKAGMVLTIEPGCYFIDCKLDEALANGDQAKYIVREELERFRGWGGVRIEDDVLVTETGVENMTDVPRTTEEIEAWMTVGRNSKLPQECKFSDA, from the exons ATGGCCGATACGCAAGCCAC GTGCCCGATGGAGTCGCATTTCGTGAGGGGCGAACACACCTTGAAGGTCCCTATGTCGCTTTTCCGGGAAAACCGGGAACGACTTGCCGCTGTTCTTCGGGGAAATACCGCCGTACCAGAAAAGGGCGCCTTCGTAGTTCTCCAGGGCGGTGTCGAGGTCCCGTTCAACGACACCGACATCTCCTGGCCGTTCCGACAG GAGTCGTACTTCCAGTGGTGCTTCGGGGTCGAGGAACCAGACTGTTACGGATGCATTGACGTCACGACATCCGAGTCCATACTGTTCTTCCCCCGGTTACCGGCCGAGTATGCTGTGTGGCAAGGCACCCTCTACACGACCGATGACTTCCGGAAACGTTACGCGGTCGACAAGGTTTACTACACAGACGAGATTGCGGATGTACTAAGCGAGCGGGGTGCCTCCGTGCTTCTGACGTTG AACGGGTTAAACACCGACAGCGGACTTGCCGCGCGTGAGGCTGTTTTCGACAAGATTGGCCA ATTCAACGTTAACAACACGTTGTTGTATCCGGAAATATCTGAATG CCGAGTGATCAAGTCACCGAGGGAGATCGAGGTCTTGAAATACGTGGTAAAAGTCAGCTCCGACGCACATCGAGCAGTGATGCGAACGGTGCGACCGGGTCTCGCTGAGTTTCAAGCGGAAGCTGCCTTCATGCACCATGCCTACTCCGTAGGCGGATGTCGCCATGTTTCTTACACCTGCATATGCGGATCCGGCCACAACGCTTCTATCCTTCACTACGGCCATGCCGGTGCACCGAATAACAGGGTCCTCAAGGACGGAGACATGTG CCTCTTCGACATGGGCGCAAATTACTGCGGCTACGCGGCTGACATAACCTGCAGTTATCCGGCCAACGGCAAGTTCACCGAGGACCAGAAGATGGTCTACAACGCGGTCCTCGATGCTCGGAACGCCGTCATGAACGCGGCGAAGCCCGGAGTATCATGGTCGAAAATGCACCTTTTGGCGAACAGAGTGATGCTGGGAGGTCTCGTTAAAGGAGGAATACTCGTCGGCGATGTTGACCAAATGATTCTCGCCGGTCTCGGCGAGGTATTCCAGCCCCATGGTCTCGGGCACTTGCTGGGTCTCGACGTTCACGACGTCGGCGGCTACCTGCCGGGACATCCGACACGTTCGAGCGAACCTGGACTCCGGAAGCTGCGGACCGCGAGGACCCTGAAAGCTGGAATGGTGCTGACCATCGAGCCGGGATGCTACTTCATCGACTGT AAACTGGATGAAGCATTGGCCAACGGGGACCAAGCAAAGTACATCGTGAGAGAAGAATTGGAGCGTTTCCGAGGTTGGGGAGGCGTGCGTATCGAGGACGACGTTCTCGTTACGGAGACGGGAGTGGAGAACATGACTGATGTGCCCAGGAC caCCGAGGAGATCGAGGCCTGGATGACGGTTGGCAGAAATTCCAAATTACCTCAAGAGTGCAAGTTCTCCGACGCGTAG
- the Dip-C gene encoding xaa-Pro dipeptidase isoform X2, translated as MADTQATCPMESHFVRGEHTLKVPMSLFRENRERLAAVLRGNTAVPEKGAFVVLQGGVEVPFNDTDISWPFRQESYFQWCFGVEEPDCYGCIDVTTSESILFFPRLPAEYAVWQGTLYTTDDFRKRYAVDKVYYTDEIADVLSERGASVLLTLNGLNTDSGLAAREAVFDKIGQFNVNNTLLYPEISECLFDMGANYCGYAADITCSYPANGKFTEDQKMVYNAVLDARNAVMNAAKPGVSWSKMHLLANRVMLGGLVKGGILVGDVDQMILAGLGEVFQPHGLGHLLGLDVHDVGGYLPGHPTRSSEPGLRKLRTARTLKAGMVLTIEPGCYFIDCKLDEALANGDQAKYIVREELERFRGWGGVRIEDDVLVTETGVENMTDVPRTTEEIEAWMTVGRNSKLPQECKFSDA; from the exons ATGGCCGATACGCAAGCCAC GTGCCCGATGGAGTCGCATTTCGTGAGGGGCGAACACACCTTGAAGGTCCCTATGTCGCTTTTCCGGGAAAACCGGGAACGACTTGCCGCTGTTCTTCGGGGAAATACCGCCGTACCAGAAAAGGGCGCCTTCGTAGTTCTCCAGGGCGGTGTCGAGGTCCCGTTCAACGACACCGACATCTCCTGGCCGTTCCGACAG GAGTCGTACTTCCAGTGGTGCTTCGGGGTCGAGGAACCAGACTGTTACGGATGCATTGACGTCACGACATCCGAGTCCATACTGTTCTTCCCCCGGTTACCGGCCGAGTATGCTGTGTGGCAAGGCACCCTCTACACGACCGATGACTTCCGGAAACGTTACGCGGTCGACAAGGTTTACTACACAGACGAGATTGCGGATGTACTAAGCGAGCGGGGTGCCTCCGTGCTTCTGACGTTG AACGGGTTAAACACCGACAGCGGACTTGCCGCGCGTGAGGCTGTTTTCGACAAGATTGGCCA ATTCAACGTTAACAACACGTTGTTGTATCCGGAAATATCTGAATG CCTCTTCGACATGGGCGCAAATTACTGCGGCTACGCGGCTGACATAACCTGCAGTTATCCGGCCAACGGCAAGTTCACCGAGGACCAGAAGATGGTCTACAACGCGGTCCTCGATGCTCGGAACGCCGTCATGAACGCGGCGAAGCCCGGAGTATCATGGTCGAAAATGCACCTTTTGGCGAACAGAGTGATGCTGGGAGGTCTCGTTAAAGGAGGAATACTCGTCGGCGATGTTGACCAAATGATTCTCGCCGGTCTCGGCGAGGTATTCCAGCCCCATGGTCTCGGGCACTTGCTGGGTCTCGACGTTCACGACGTCGGCGGCTACCTGCCGGGACATCCGACACGTTCGAGCGAACCTGGACTCCGGAAGCTGCGGACCGCGAGGACCCTGAAAGCTGGAATGGTGCTGACCATCGAGCCGGGATGCTACTTCATCGACTGT AAACTGGATGAAGCATTGGCCAACGGGGACCAAGCAAAGTACATCGTGAGAGAAGAATTGGAGCGTTTCCGAGGTTGGGGAGGCGTGCGTATCGAGGACGACGTTCTCGTTACGGAGACGGGAGTGGAGAACATGACTGATGTGCCCAGGAC caCCGAGGAGATCGAGGCCTGGATGACGGTTGGCAGAAATTCCAAATTACCTCAAGAGTGCAAGTTCTCCGACGCGTAG